A stretch of Shinella zoogloeoides DNA encodes these proteins:
- a CDS encoding phosphatase PAP2 family protein — protein sequence MLPWTKITLDRQSFYGVLPSVALLFALAFYLHWRGMILLRGLMDVLGCAVLISYAGLVWSYTAISFALPLADERLLGLDRSLGFDWLAFAHVIDGIPLLAAALFAAYQSFMYQLLLLPLLLVVLGYAPRGYMLVAAFGLLCMSASVISIWFPALGAHVALDVDPASLENLNPYFGYAFLKQFHAVRDSVSFSLSADRAAGILTFPSVHAGTAFLCAWAASAVRVLKWPMVILNIGMAVSAISHGSHYFVDILAGIGIAILVVAVLKACIRGRIASLGRYPAPHPVR from the coding sequence GTGCTGCCCTGGACGAAGATCACGCTCGACCGGCAGTCGTTCTACGGTGTCCTGCCGTCGGTCGCCCTGCTGTTCGCGCTCGCCTTCTATCTGCATTGGCGCGGCATGATCCTGTTGCGCGGCCTCATGGATGTGCTGGGATGTGCGGTCCTGATCTCCTATGCCGGTCTCGTCTGGAGCTACACGGCGATTTCCTTCGCCTTGCCCCTCGCAGACGAAAGACTGCTTGGCCTCGACAGGAGCCTCGGCTTCGATTGGCTCGCCTTCGCGCACGTGATCGACGGGATACCCTTGCTCGCCGCTGCGCTTTTTGCCGCTTACCAGAGCTTCATGTACCAGCTTCTCCTTCTCCCGCTCCTGCTCGTGGTGCTGGGATATGCGCCACGCGGTTACATGCTTGTCGCCGCGTTCGGCCTGCTCTGCATGTCTGCCAGTGTGATTTCGATCTGGTTTCCCGCACTGGGCGCGCATGTCGCGCTCGACGTCGACCCCGCGTCCCTGGAAAACCTTAATCCGTACTTCGGTTACGCCTTTCTGAAGCAATTCCACGCCGTAAGGGATTCCGTCAGCTTCTCGCTCTCGGCGGACAGGGCTGCCGGTATCCTCACGTTCCCATCCGTGCACGCCGGCACCGCTTTTCTTTGCGCATGGGCGGCGTCGGCGGTCCGTGTGCTGAAATGGCCGATGGTCATTCTGAACATCGGCATGGCTGTCTCGGCGATCTCGCACGGCAGTCATTATTTCGTTGATATCCTCGCCGGTATCGGAATTGCGATCCTTGTCGTCGCTGTCCTCAAGGCATGTATTCGCGGTCGAATTGCCAGCCTTGGCAGGTATCCGGCGCCCCATCCCGTCCGTTAA
- a CDS encoding L,D-transpeptidase, with amino-acid sequence MRILLATAVAFLLVLFQVEAVLAANLTAEVSLSSQTMVVTQNGVVKHRWRVSTGRKGFGTPTGSWKAKWASRNHRSRKYDNAPMPYAIFFNGGYAVHATFDTKRLGRPASHGCVRLSPNNAATFYQLANTHGLANTRIVIAR; translated from the coding sequence ATGCGTATCTTGCTTGCGACCGCGGTCGCGTTCCTTCTTGTCCTGTTCCAGGTGGAGGCCGTTCTTGCCGCTAACCTGACGGCCGAGGTCAGTCTTTCTTCGCAAACCATGGTGGTTACCCAGAACGGCGTCGTAAAACATCGCTGGCGCGTTTCGACGGGCCGCAAGGGTTTCGGCACGCCGACGGGGAGCTGGAAGGCGAAATGGGCCTCGCGCAACCATCGCTCGCGCAAATACGACAATGCGCCGATGCCCTATGCGATCTTCTTCAACGGCGGCTATGCGGTGCATGCCACCTTCGACACCAAGCGCCTTGGCCGCCCCGCCTCGCATGGCTGCGTACGGCTCTCGCCGAACAATGCGGCGACGTTCTACCAGCTCGCCAACACCCATGGCCTTGCCAATACGCGGATCGTCATCGCGCGTTGA